The sequence CTCCAGTTAATaacaagaagaatttgAGTCGTTCCTCAATAAGAGCGATAAGAAATGTGAAGAGCATGAGGAAGAGTAAATATAAGCCAAGAATCCCTTTAACAGAGAGAGACAAGTCAGGTATAGGTAAGAAAGACGACAAAAATCAGAATGACAAAGATTGGTTCTATAAATGGAGTGTATCGATCAGTATAGGAATAGGAATTGGTGTCGGATACTGCTTATCCACCATCATTCCTTCCACCACGTTCAGTTACTTGTTACGAGACTTCGATTCTAATGAAACCAATGATCTCATTGCATACATGGATGTAGTCACAGACACAGATTCCGATTTTATAAAAGATACCATTGACAACGGCCAAACCATTAATCTCCCCCAAACATGGGATTTCTTGACCTCCACCGTCAGACACATTTGCGTTATTATGAAGTACATCATCCTCAAACCAATATCGTTTCTTGGTTCAAACTGGCAAAATTTAGACGATTCAAATAGAATCATAGCCATGAGCTATGTACTATTATGACTTATACATAAGCTCCGTTATTGGCATTACTTCACTACTTAAGTCGGAATATagcatttgaaaatatgtATGTCTTATATCGAATTTTGTAATCCAAAACACATATATCTAATATATCATCAAAGTTAAcatataaattatcattacTTATCTCATAGCCACTTGTATTTAACTCATTTATcgaaaatataaagattttaatttcgCGAAGACCGTTAGAAACCTAATAAAGCAAAGTAATTAACAGTAAAATACACAATGgttaaattgaaataacGATGACATTgaagttatatatatgtttactaataaaagcatatataaacatatataatttattttctgttTTAAATAGAATCTCCTTCATGCTTTGCTAGTGATATCAAGTCAGACATAATAAAAGGctataattcaataatcaaacgaataatatttatgaGCATAGAgacaatataatattgcaAACCGCATGCAACTAATACCGAAAAAGTTTTGGAAGCCACCTTACAGAATAAGTATACGTGCTCAATTAACTGCACTTGTCAGTTTAGTTGCCATTATAtctttgattattttaGCTGTTACGGCTGGTGTTTATTTCACTGCAAactataaaaatttaaaaactgGGAGGTTATATATAGCTGCTCAACTAAAAGCTTCACAGATAGATCAAACCTTGAACTATTTGTATTACCAATGCTACTATCTATCATCAGGAGAGACATTGCAGAACTCGTTGGTTAGTTATTCTGCTGGTAACATCAGCAGTACTAACTGGTATGAATCAAGTCTGGTTCTCGAAAAATTTTTGACTTCATCAGATCTATTCTCTGTTGCAAGACTGTATGATACTAACTTTAATATAATGATCAATGCAACAAATAATGCTTCAGGAAATTACGTCCCAGAAAGCGTtatagataaattattcactttatctttaaatatatcactACCGTCATCGTTGGAAACTATAGGCATATGCACAGATCCAGTATTAAATGGTAGTAATTTTCTAATGTCTATGTCGTTGCCTATTTTTGCTAATCCATCTATCATTTTATCAGACTCTAGAATTTATGGATACTTATCTGTGATTATGTCTGCGGAAGGTTTGAAGAGTGTCTTCAATGATACAACTGCTTTAGAAAACTCAGAGGTGTTTGTTATTTCGGCAGATTATTCCATAACAACAAATTTAGagtattttaattttttatttgccTCTGCTTACGATAATGCAGATAAAGATTACGATCTACATTACAGAATTGATAATGACACATTCGTATATAATGGTTTAGTTAATGGGAAAGGTGGTGCAGTGAAGAAGACTAACGGATTCCTTGGTACAGCTGCTGCGGTTGGTTATTCATCATGTTCATTCTCCTTAGTGAATTGGTTGGCTATTGTTGCTCAACCGGAAGCTGCCTTCTCAGAGTCTGCTACAAAACTAGAGAGAATTATCAGTGGGGTAGTTGTAGCAGTTGCTGTTTTTGTGTGCTTGTTAACATTTCCACTGTCACATTGGGCTGTACAGCCCCTCATCAGATTACAGAAAGCCACCGAGCGTATAGCAGAAGGGAGAGGTTTAAGACCCCCCCAACCTACTGTTGGTTCCAGTGTTAGCAGAAATAGCTCTATTAAATGGAGAAATAGTTTAGAAAATCATGTGAGATCATCGCTTGGTTTTAATGCTAATAAACTTTCTGACAGCGGAAGTATAACAgcaaataatttcaaaaataacaCTTCCTCCTCAAACTCAATCACCAGCAGTCATATAtatggtaataataattctaGTCATTCATCGATGGGAATAAATCCTGATGACGAcctttcttcttcatctcAGAAATATAAAACCTCTGCAAATTTAATCGAAGCAAGAGTTCCTGTTTATTGGAGATTACTACAAGATGAATTATCTGAATTGACAGACACGTTTAACACAATGACAGATGCTTTGGATCAGCATTATTGTCTGCTAGAAGAAAGAGTTAGAGCGAGAACGAAACAATTAGAAGCTGCAAAAATCCAGGCTGAATCGGCTAATGAAGCTAAAACAGTTTTTATTGCAAATATTTCACATGAATTGAGAACGCCATTAAATGGTATACTGGGTATGACTGCTATTTCGATGGAAGAAGATGACGTAGATAAAATTAGGGggaatttaaaattaatttttagATCTGGTGAACTATTATTACATATTTTAACAGAATTACTAACATTCTCAAAGAATGTCTTACAAAGAACCAAGTTAGAGAAAAGAGATTTTTGCATTACAGAAGTGGCCttacaaataaaatcaatttttggTAAACTTGCCAAAGATCAGCATGTCAAActttcaattatattaatgCCTAATATACTACGGTCATATGTTCTATGGGGAGATTCTAATAGAATTATTCAAGTTGTGATGAACTTAGTTTCCAATGCATTAAAATTCACTCCTGTAGATGGTAATGTTGACGTTAGAATAAATCTACTGGGAGAGTATGATGAAGAAAGGAGTAAAGCTGAAGATTATAAAAAGGTTTACGTTAAGCAAGGAACAGAATTACCACTTAATATATCTCATTTAAAAactgaagaaaataatgatatatcGAGGAAATCTGAAACAGAACTAAATAATGACGAAAATGAAACCCATactatttcaaaagatgaCACTGCAGATAGTTCTATTAAAATCGGCAATGAAGATGTGGAAATTTCTGAAGTTGATAAAATGGGAATGGCATCACTTGTTACAACATCTTCTAAATCATATGATGACACTGCATTAATGAAACAACTTATCAAATCGACTGATTTAGATGATGACGAAAACAAATTGGGTGTAGAACTAAAAGAACAGAAGACATGGGTAATTTCTGTAGAAGTGAAAGACACTGGTTCTGGTATTGATCCTAAATTACAAGAATCAGTATTTGAACCATTTGTTCAAGGTGATCAAGCATTGTCGAGACAATATGGTGGTACTGGTTTAGGTTTATCAATTTGTAAGCAGTTATCTACCATGATGAATGGTACAATGGAATTAGAATCTGAAGTAGGTGTTGGTAgcaaatttatatttactcTTCCCTTGAAACAAACAAGAGAAATCAGTATACCtgatgatgaattattcaatgatgaatttaatGCTGTTAGTAAGAAAAATAGAAaagttaaatttaaattttctggTTCAAGCAGTGCTAAAAGtattaaaacaagaaaTTCAATTGGAAGCTCTCTTAACAATAGGCATAGTACTACTTCTATAGATTCATCATCGTCAGACTCggatgaagaagataatgTTCGTCCATCGTCGGTCAGGTTGAATAGACCATTCCTACAAAGTACCGGTACAGCTACATCCACACAGAATGTCCCAACTTTAAATGCTCACACAGATGATAaatctaaaaataaagtacTTAATAAGATGgatttgatttatattttggTAGCAGAAGATAATCACGTAAACCAAGAAGTTATCAAAAGAATGTTAAAACTTGAAGGTATCAACAATATTGACTTGGCTAGGGATGGCCAAGATGCATTTGATAAGACAAAAATGTTATCGGAAAATAATGGAAATtatgatataatatttatggATGTTCAAATGCCAAGACTTGATGGTTTAGCCGCAACAAAAATGATTAGAGAAGAGCTGAATTATACACAGCCTATTGTTGCATTGTCTGCATTCCCAAAAGAGGAAAACGTCAAAGAATGTTTAGATGTTGGTATGAACGACTTTTTGTCAAAACCGATCAAGAGACcagatttaaaaataattttaaaaaaatatatagaggactttcaataattaatatatttaaaaatgcatttgtataaatatcaatacatccatatttataacatacaaaaagaaaacatttaaacattttaataattacaaGCATATTTATTGTAGTTTTAAAGGGTTCATAAGTTAacattgatattttaaaatatatataaatctaGAAACAAAACAACATgatatacttatatatgaacAACTTGTTTGAGATATAACAAGGAAAAT comes from Tetrapisispora phaffii CBS 4417 chromosome 4, complete genome and encodes:
- the TPHA0D04590 gene encoding uncharacterized protein (similar to Saccharomyces cerevisiae SLN1 (YIL147C); ancestral locus Anc_5.700) — its product is MQLIPKKFWKPPYRISIRAQLTALVSLVAIISLIILAVTAGVYFTANYKNLKTGRLYIAAQLKASQIDQTLNYLYYQCYYLSSGETLQNSLVSYSAGNISSTNWYESSLVLEKFLTSSDLFSVARLYDTNFNIMINATNNASGNYVPESVIDKLFTLSLNISLPSSLETIGICTDPVLNGSNFLMSMSLPIFANPSIILSDSRIYGYLSVIMSAEGLKSVFNDTTALENSEVFVISADYSITTNLEYFNFLFASAYDNADKDYDLHYRIDNDTFVYNGLVNGKGGAVKKTNGFLGTAAAVGYSSCSFSLVNWLAIVAQPEAAFSESATKLERIISGVVVAVAVFVCLLTFPLSHWAVQPLIRLQKATERIAEGRGLRPPQPTVGSSVSRNSSIKWRNSLENHVRSSLGFNANKLSDSGSITANNFKNNTSSSNSITSSHIYGNNNSSHSSMGINPDDDLSSSSQKYKTSANLIEARVPVYWRLLQDELSELTDTFNTMTDALDQHYCLLEERVRARTKQLEAAKIQAESANEAKTVFIANISHELRTPLNGILGMTAISMEEDDVDKIRGNLKLIFRSGELLLHILTELLTFSKNVLQRTKLEKRDFCITEVALQIKSIFGKLAKDQHVKLSIILMPNILRSYVLWGDSNRIIQVVMNLVSNALKFTPVDGNVDVRINLLGEYDEERSKAEDYKKVYVKQGTELPLNISHLKTEENNDISRKSETELNNDENETHTISKDDTADSSIKIGNEDVEISEVDKMGMASLVTTSSKSYDDTALMKQLIKSTDLDDDENKLGVELKEQKTWVISVEVKDTGSGIDPKLQESVFEPFVQGDQALSRQYGGTGLGLSICKQLSTMMNGTMELESEVGVGSKFIFTLPLKQTREISIPDDELFNDEFNAVSKKNRKVKFKFSGSSSAKSIKTRNSIGSSLNNRHSTTSIDSSSSDSDEEDNVRPSSVRLNRPFLQSTGTATSTQNVPTLNAHTDDKSKNKVLNKMDLIYILVAEDNHVNQEVIKRMLKLEGINNIDLARDGQDAFDKTKMLSENNGNYDIIFMDVQMPRLDGLAATKMIREELNYTQPIVALSAFPKEENVKECLDVGMNDFLSKPIKRPDLKIILKKYIEDFQ